The genomic segment CGGGCAGCATGAGCGGCCGGGCGGCGTGAGCGGCCGACTGCGGGCCGGTTAACGGACCCGGCCGGGCCGATGTGAGCGGGGAGAAATCGGGGCGTTACAAAGCGTCGCGCTCGGCGAAACAGAATTGTCGACAATCGACGATGTGGACGTCGAGGCGTTGGTGCGGCGGGCGGATCGGGGCGAGGCGGTCCGGATCTCCCGCTTCGGCGCGGATGAGCTGCGCGAACGCGCCGCGGCGGTGGATCCGGGGTTGCCGCTGGCGGGGGTGCCGTTCGCGGTGGAGGACAACATTGACGTGGCCGGGTTGCCGACCACGGCGGGCTGCCCGGATTTTCGCGTACACGCCGGAACGCTCTGGCGACTGCCCGCCGCGCACGTCGGCGGGTTCCTGGCCGGCGTCGCCGCGCCCCTGTCGCTGGGCCGGGTCGCGCTCGCGGACGGAACCGAGGTCACCGGTTTCCTGGGCGAGGCGTACGCGGCGGCCGGCACACCGGACATCACCGCCGGCGGCGGCCGGCGGAACTACCGCAGCTCGGGAGGACCGCAATCATGACCGCACGCATCGGCCCGGTGCCGGCGAACCCCTACCCCTGGCCGTACGACGGCTCGGTCTCCGTGACGAACACGGCGCTGATCTGCATCGACTGGCAGACCGACTTCTGCGGCAAGGGCGGCTACGTCGACTCGATGGGCTACGACATCGAGCTGACCCGGGCCGGGTTGCCGGCCACCGCGCGGCTGCTGGAGCACGCCCGCAGCACCGGCATGCTGGTGATCCACACCCGGGAGGGCCACGACCCCGACCTCGCCGACCTGCCGCCCAACAAACGGTGGCGCTCGGCGCGGATCGGGGCCGAGATCGGCAGCGACGGCCCGTGCGGCCGGATCCTGATCAAGGGTGAGCCCGGCTGGGAGATCGTGCCCGAGGTCGCGCCCGTGGCCGGCGAGGTGATCGTCGACAAGCCGGGCAAGGGCGCCTTCTACGCCACCAACCTCGACCTCGTGCTGCGCACGCACGGGATCACGCATCTGATCCTGACCGGGATCACCACCGACGTCTGCGTGCACACCACGATGCGCGAGGCCAACGACCGCGGCTACGAGTGCCTGATCCTCAGCGACTGCACCGGGGCCACCGATCCGTCCAACCACACCGCCGCGCTGCACATGGTCACCATGCAGGGCGGCGTCTTCGGCTGCGTCGCCACCTCGGACGACGTCATATCGGCTACGGAGGCCTGAATGCCTGCAGTCGACGCCCAACCCCATCCCTTCTCCTTCGCACTCGAATCGGTCGCCCTGCTCGTCATCGACATGCAGCGTGACTTCCTGTTGCCCGGCGGCTTCGGCGAGAGCCTGGGCAACGAC from the Paractinoplanes abujensis genome contains:
- a CDS encoding allophanate hydrolase-related protein; this translates as MSTIDDVDVEALVRRADRGEAVRISRFGADELRERAAAVDPGLPLAGVPFAVEDNIDVAGLPTTAGCPDFRVHAGTLWRLPAAHVGGFLAGVAAPLSLGRVALADGTEVTGFLGEAYAAAGTPDITAGGGRRNYRSSGGPQS
- the biuH gene encoding biuret amidohydrolase — translated: MTARIGPVPANPYPWPYDGSVSVTNTALICIDWQTDFCGKGGYVDSMGYDIELTRAGLPATARLLEHARSTGMLVIHTREGHDPDLADLPPNKRWRSARIGAEIGSDGPCGRILIKGEPGWEIVPEVAPVAGEVIVDKPGKGAFYATNLDLVLRTHGITHLILTGITTDVCVHTTMREANDRGYECLILSDCTGATDPSNHTAALHMVTMQGGVFGCVATSDDVISATEA